The Tenrec ecaudatus isolate mTenEca1 chromosome 6, mTenEca1.hap1, whole genome shotgun sequence genome has a window encoding:
- the FGF6 gene encoding fibroblast growth factor 6 — protein MARGQRLFLTMSLGAGRPQGTLQALVFLGVLVGMVVPSPAGTRTNSTLLGSRDWGTLLSRSRAGLAGDIAGVNWESGYLVGIKRQRRLYCNVGIGFHLQVPPDGRIHGTHEENPYSLLEISTVERGVVSLFGVKSALFVAMNNKGRLYTTPSFQEECKFRETLLPNNYNAYESDRYRGTYIALSKYGRVKRGSKVSPIMTVTHFLPRI, from the exons ATGGCCCGGGGACAGCGGCTGTTCCTCACTATGTCCCTGGGAGCAGGACGTCCTCAGGGCACGCTGCAGGCGCTCGTCTTCCTAGGCGTCCTAGTGGGCATGGTGGTGCCCTCGCCTGCGGGCACCCGCACCAACAGCACATTGCTGGGCTCCAGGGACTGGGGCACGCTGCTGTCCCGCTCTCGGGCTGGGCTGGCAGGAGATATCGCCGGGGTGAACTGGGAGAGCGGCTACCTCGTAGGGATCAAGCGGCAGAGGAGGCTCTACTGCAACGTGGGCATCGGCTTCCACCTCCAGGTGCCCCCCGACGGCCGGATCCACGGGACCCACGAGGAGAACCCCTACA GCTTGCTGGAAATTTCCACCGTGGAGCGGGGTGTGGTGAGTCTCTTCGGGGTGAAAAGTGCCCTCTTCGTGGCCATGAACAATAAAGGAAGATTGTACACCACG CCCAGCTTCCAGGAGGAATGCAAATTCAGAGAAACCCTGCTGCCCAACAATTACAACGCCTATGAGTCAGACCGCTACCGAGGGACCTACATCGCACTGAGCAAATACGGACGCGTGAAGCGGGGCAGCAAGGTGTCCCCCATCATGACCGTCACCCACTTCCTCCCCAGGATATAA